TGGTATCAACATCATTTTTCCTAGTGGTgtgtcaaaatcatgcaaaaatagtagcaacatttaaaACCATCAATGTAACAAAAAAACCCATGTATTATGCAAGAAATCCTAAATTCCTAATTGGCACATCAAACCTTGTAGAAAAACCATTAGGCACACATACAACATAAGAAGTCATTGTTCGTAACAATGTGAAATGCACTTGCAACAAATAGAAAAAAATCATTGCAACGTGAACACATCAATTGCACCATACACACATACTTAATGTAGCTCGTGTGTTTGCAGCAAACCAAAAAAGAGCATGTATGATGCTGAACAAACATACACTCCGTACAACATAAAATACCCACCTTCAATATGTAGCACCAATATGATCACCCAAGGAAATTGGACTCACTAGGGACTCGCTGGCGCCAGATTTAATCTCCGAAAACAATTCCTTTTATGGACATTGGCTTCTAGAACTTGATACGCCGTTTCAAGCTTCAACTCGAGGCCATAACAACTAGCTCTGTTAGCTCGATTGGGGGCGAAAGAGGAGCAGCAGCAGAGAGGGGCGGTGGAGGATGGGCGACTAAGGAGGTGCGGGGAATGAGaaacttttttttataatttattACTCTTTCTTTTGAGGTTGAGAATTTATTATTCTTTCCAAAAAATTTATTACAACTTACACGGAGGCCCGATAAGGCCGCCGGCCCAGTTACGGAAACACCAGTGGCCCATGGCCCAGGAAACCGAACCCAAAACAAACCGACCGGAACCCAAACCCTAGCGCTcgcttctcttttctttctcccCTTCTTGTTCCGCCATAGCCTCACCGTCGTCGTCTCGGCGTCTCCTCTTCCCACCCAAACCCTAATCCTCCCACAAACCGACGGAGATGGCGGGCAAGGAGGACGGCCGGATCTTCGTGGGCGGCCTCTCGTTCCACACCGACGAGCGCAAGCTCTCCGACGCCTTCCGCCGCTTCGGCAAGGTCGTCGATGCACAGGTATCGGACCCTTCTCCGCGTTGCCCCGTATTATCTGCTGCATGTGTTTCTTCTGTTATTTTATCTACGAAGCTGGTAGATCTGTGCTTGTGTTGATGAGTAAAGCTGAATCTGACGTACATGGTCAAAGGGGGGTGCTTTTTCTTATTCCCTTGCAATAGGGTCATGCTAATTTCATGGCCTTATCTGGATCTGAACAAGGAACTGAGAGATGAGAGAATTGTTTCATGTAGCTAGCATTGGCTCAATTCTCCATGGGGGGGTGGGGCTAGTTGTTTGCGGGTTTCCACTTTATAAGAAAATAATCGTACATGCTCAAAATCTTCCCAAACACACCATGAAGCATGATATTTTCTACTAAGAAGGAGGAAACATAAGGAATTGGTAGAATTTATCGTTGACAATTTTTTGTATATCACACACTGGGGCTAGTAGTTTGCGGGTTTGCACTTTATAAGAAAATAATCGTACATGCTCAAAATCTTCCCAAACACACCATGAAGCATGATATTTTCTACTAAGAAGGAGGAAACATAAGGTATTGGTGGAATTTATCGTTGACAATATTTTGTATATCACACACTGTATATTTGTGTTCATGAGTCTTAGCCACAACAGGATTGCTCACTGTTCTTGTTTTTCTTCTAGCTTCCATTGCTGGTTCTGATAGTGGTCTTTATCAGCTACTCATAGTGTGAAGCCAAATGAGCTGGCACGTTTGTGAAGTTTGATAGAACAGGGGTTCTTTTGTTCGTTAAAAGAGCAGCTTTCCAGATAATCTGTGTTAGCGTTTTGTGGGAAGAAAGCAGCTAGTTACTGCACTGTGAGGAAAAAACTTAGGGTCCGAATTGCTTTGCCAAGAGGTCATGGTGATGCTGTTCGTTACAGTTTAATTCCTGCAGTGAATATTGTGACCTGTGAAATTTGATCCAGTAACGAGGGGACACCTGATCAATCTTGCTATTGACTGCGTTATGACATTCATTCAGCTTGTGGTCCGATAGAACAGATCAATCTTGCTATTGACTGCGTTCTGACACTCATTCAGCTTGTGGTCCGATAGAACAGATCAATCTTGCTATTGACCGCGTTCTGACATTCATTCAGCTTGTGGTCTGATAGAAGAAACAGGGTGTTTGTTGCAGTATTCTTGGTATCACTTGACAAGGAGTACCTGCAGCTGCTCTGTGGCTTTTGTTGTTCTCTGCATCCCTTGCCATTTTGAAATTCTATTATGCCAACACCACAGTTGATAGTCTGCAGTTGGAAAGAGGCTCAACAGATTGTTCAGCGGTTGCTATTTTTAGTGCACCTAGGAGATCAGTCAACTGTGGCAGCTCATTGTTCAATGGAAACATGACAACAGTTTTGAATCTTCCATTTTAATCTGATTTGATTAGCTGATAATATACGTAATAATTTTTTTCTATATGTTTGTGTTTGTGACATTGTATTTAGTATTCAGTGACCATGTTACTCATTTACTGTCATATGGCATCCATGCGATTAGGAATCTGCACATCTGCTGACATGTTTTTTTCCTGTTTGTGATGTGATATGAGTGCCTTGATTTGGTTGGTATGTCAGTACTCTGTACATCCTGGGCTAAAAAATGTTCCGTTTTCTGTTAGTTTGACAGAGCATAGTAGACCTTCTTTTCTGCAATCATGGCCTTGCCGCATTTCTGGGTACGCATGTTCATTTATAAGCATGCATATCATATAGTCATCTAAATACGTTTTAAAAGTTGTTTTGTGTGCCTTTTAGATTGTATGCATATGAATTTTTGTGACAGTTGAGTGTTAAAACATGTTTGTACTGTGCAGTCTcgtcttattagccaccaaatATTTTAAGCAGTAAACTGTGCAGCAACAGCTGGTAACTTGTGTGACGAAAACTGAGCTGAGCTGAAATTCCAGATTAGTTTGTGGTGAATCACTGCTATCATGTAGTGCTCATTGAACGATGTCTGAAGGCTAACAGGCTAACTGATGAAGCAACATTTGATGCTAGCAGTTATCCCAACCAACCCACACCTTCAACCACTTGCACTTGTTGGATATTGATGTCTGTGGTCTTCATGTGCTGTTTTTCATACGATGGAAGATGTGATCTTATCGACCAGCATGACAGTGTTTTGGACACCAGTGATCGTCCCGAGAATGCTGCTCTCAGCTGAAGTGAAAGACTAATATATGGAGCTATACCACTAAACTGGTTTATATTTGTAGTGTAGTATGATGATATCATATGAGGGGCGTATCATGAACCTTGAGGCATGCCTGGTTCGTGATGTTTTTGCGGCAATTGAAGTTGATTGCTTCTCAACTTCTAGTATGCTACAATAGGTTTAGTATGATATGTCCCTTAGGAATCCAAACACGGAGAGTTTCCCAAGAGGAATCTAGTATGTAGAGGTATCAGCAGAAAGTGGTAGCAGCAATGATTGTTTGGTTGGAGTAGCCAGTGTTGCTTGATGTTTGTTTGCCAACTGCTTGTCAGTGACAATGAGCTTTGCTGTCTTTGGATCTGCTCAGTCACAAAGAGCTACAGTTACACCCAGCCAGTTATGTGGCAGTTTTGATTCGTCTATTGAATTATTGAAACTATGAATAACCTAATGCCTATACTGCTCTGAAGGTAATGATTATGTTTCCTGTCAAGCATCCTAAATTTGTCcacaaaatattcttatatatgTATGATGTGATTATATTTTCATTTCCTTAGCTTATGGTTACTCATTACACAAATGAAAAACATGGTTCTTTGTAGGAGACTTATCTTCTTTGGACTCACAGCTGAATGCACATTGTTATTTTTCCGTTACCTTGTCAAAGTAAAAATATCGCAATTTTCTGTGTGTGACAAGTCTTCTATAAGTTGTATATGCTGCTGTTTCCAACAAACTATTCTTGAAATGTTGTTGTAAGTAGTAACTGTTTTTTTCATACTGAGCCCATGTTATCATTTACTGAAATTCAGTATATTTTCCCTTTGCTACATCCCTTAATTTAAATAGAGGAGATGCTTACTATTATATGCTCTCTGTAGGAGACTTAGCTGCATGCCCATTGCTTTTTTTTTCCTCTGTTACGTTGTCAAAGTAAAAAAAAGAAGTCCATTTTTCTCTTTTGGCAAGTCTTGTATAAGTTGTTTTATGCTACAGTTCTGAACAAACTTTAGTTTGAAATGTTATTGTAACTCTAAATTATTATTTAATGAAATTCAATAATTTTGCCCTCTGCTGATCCACCTTGAATTTAAACGTGGGGAGATGCTTCCTATATTCTGCCTGTCTCTGTATGTAGCCTGATTCTTGAATATTTCTTTTTGTAGATCATGCTGGAGAGACACACAAACCGCCACCGTGGCTTTGGCTTCGTGACGTTTTCAGATCCACGGGCAGTTGAGGAAGCTATCAATGATATGCACAACAAAGAGTTGGACGGCCGTACTATTTCAGTGAACAGAGCTGAGCCCAAGATGAATACAGATGACACACGGTACaccagtggtggtggtggcggtgaacGTGGGGATTATCGTGCCCCCAAGGGTGATGGTCCACTCCCTGGCAACTGCTTTGAGTGTGGCCGTTCTGGCCATTGGGCCCGTGACTGCCCCAATCCTGGCAGTGGTCGATCTGGGCGTTTCCCTTCCAAGttcagtggtggtggtggcggcggcaggggagaCCGCTTTTCTGGAGCAGACAGGTTTGGTGATCGTTATGGGGATGACCGCTATGATAGTGGCCGTTATGGATATCGTGATGCTGTTGACAGCAGAGACAGGTATGACGGGGGCCGTGACCGTTATGCCAGTGACCGGTACCCCGCTGGAGGTGATCGCTTTGGTGCAGACAGGTATGTTGCTGCTCCAGATCGCTATCAGCCAAGTGCAGGATACGGCAGGGAGCGGGAGAGAAGCTATGAGAGAGACCCGGTGCGTGGCAGCGGCGCCTATGACAGGAGTGGCCCAAGGGGTGGTGCAAGCTATGACAGGGATGGCCCTAGGGgtggcatcagcggtggctatgACAGGGATGGTCcacgtggtggtggtgctgaCTACGGCAGTGGAGGGCCTGCTCGCTACGATGGAGGAAGCTACAGGGAGAGGCCTGGCCCGTACGATCGCCCCAGCAGGGGAGGAGGACGCTATGAGGATCGCTTCTAGTGAAGCTGTTACAATCAAGTTATGTATTTGCACTATAATTCCTTCAGTTTGGCATGGCTGAATGCTTAATGTGGGGTACTGTGGAACGGTTATCTCTATTCTGTATTACAGATGGTACTCGCACTGGTTAAGTTTTATCCTGCAGACTGTTTTGATGCTGAGTTCAACTGTCATGGCCTGGTTATTGGTGGTTGTGCTACCTTTGCTGAATACTTTCTATAGTTATGCATGCTATCATGGGTCTGAATTATGAAATCCAGTTTCCCTGCCGTGGTTGCTGTCATGGTGGATTTGCTAAGGTTATATCGCTTCTAGTGGAGCTGCTACAAGCAAGTTATGTATTTGCACTTTAATCCTTTCAGTTTGGCATGGGCTGAATGCTTAATGGGTACTGTGGAACGGTTATCTCTATTCTGTATTACAGATGGTACTCGCACTGGTTCAGTTTTATTCAGCAGACTGTTTTGATGCTGAGTTCAACCGTCATGGCCTGGTTATTGGTGGTTGTGCTACCTTGCTGAATACTTTCGGTAGTTCTGCATGCTATCATGGGTCTGAATTTATGAA
The sequence above is drawn from the Lolium rigidum isolate FL_2022 unplaced genomic scaffold, APGP_CSIRO_Lrig_0.1 contig_5788_1, whole genome shotgun sequence genome and encodes:
- the LOC124681866 gene encoding glycine-rich RNA-binding protein RZ1C-like isoform X2, with the translated sequence MLERHTNRHRGFGFVTFSDPRAVEEAINDMHNKELDGRTISVNRAEPKMNTDDTRYTSGGGGGERGDYRAPKGDGPLPGNCFECGRSGHWARDCPNPGSGRSGRFPSKFSGGGGGGRGDRFSGADRFGDRYGDDRYDSGRYGYRDAVDSRDRYDGGRDRYASDRYPAGGDRFGADRYVAAPDRYQPSAGYGRERERSYERDPVRGSGAYDRSGPRGGASYDRDGPRGGISGGYDRDGPRGGGADYGSGGPARYDGGSYRERPGPYDRPSRGGGRYEDRF
- the LOC124681866 gene encoding glycine-rich RNA-binding protein RZ1C-like isoform X1, producing MAGKEDGRIFVGGLSFHTDERKLSDAFRRFGKVVDAQIMLERHTNRHRGFGFVTFSDPRAVEEAINDMHNKELDGRTISVNRAEPKMNTDDTRYTSGGGGGERGDYRAPKGDGPLPGNCFECGRSGHWARDCPNPGSGRSGRFPSKFSGGGGGGRGDRFSGADRFGDRYGDDRYDSGRYGYRDAVDSRDRYDGGRDRYASDRYPAGGDRFGADRYVAAPDRYQPSAGYGRERERSYERDPVRGSGAYDRSGPRGGASYDRDGPRGGISGGYDRDGPRGGGADYGSGGPARYDGGSYRERPGPYDRPSRGGGRYEDRF